In a genomic window of Drosophila takahashii strain IR98-3 E-12201 chromosome 3L, DtakHiC1v2, whole genome shotgun sequence:
- the LOC108063388 gene encoding CAAX prenyl protease 1 homolog has product MHTFALYEDPLHGEHLVISGYEIGLNMVPDKMKISDPILLRHILCLLIVAHNCFHLILCRRQLKLCKRSNDPPSLMDDSMSPEAFEVSKDKQLHTSYLEVFNLILDTIYSCLDLYLSTLAYFWKITVGWYRYADDIWLNVTYMTMFSTYLVIRMLPSLFYEKLVLDPKFNVDPEKSPPLVGMICALAFVVVFLQIAIIPFTAIFMAIQELNVWYCILLVWLILVGLSLFILGFVGIFGVPCLGKSRKLEDADINDDLKEVLHSFKFPGRVYLVHTFQIGRPTAWVMGCFCCLRLDIHDNLKLNRGLDSDDLDSGEVGAGLKDEQLAAFVAHQLAHWHLRHVAKALALIYLNLFIYLVLFGLCYNWQTLYWAAGFTPLYPKTVGFWLVYKYLMPVFRDISTWMVFFFIRHFEYAADAYVVRRGFGSAMKAALLKLFTDDNEFPYVDHWYLMWHRLRPSILQRIQHLQRLNRTHAVSAISLI; this is encoded by the exons ATGCATACTTTCGCACTTTATGAAGACCCGCTGCATGGCGAACATCTGGTGATATCGGGATATGAAATCGGCTTGAATATGGTTCctgataaaatgaaaatctccgaTCCGATTCTTCTGCGTCACATCCTCTGTCTGTTGATAGTGGCTCACAATTGTTTTCACCTGATTCTCTGCCGCCGGCAGTTAAAATTGTGCAAAAGAAGCAATGATCCACCGTCGCTAATGGATGACAGTATGTCGCCAGAAGCCTTCGAG gtcTCGAAGGATAAGCAACTTCATACGTCCTATCTGGAGGTCTTCAATCTAATACTTGATACCATATATAGCTGTCTTGACCTGTACCTTTCCACATTGGCGTACTTTTGGAAGATCACGGTGGGCTGGTATCGCTATGCGGACGATATCTGGCTGAATGTGACATATATGACGATGTTTTCCACATATCTGGTGATTCGCATGCTGCCATCCCTATTTTACGAGAAACTTGTCCTGGATCCTAAATTCAATGTGGATCCTGAAAAATCACCGCCATTAGTGGGTATGATTTGTGCGTTGGCTTTCGTCGTAGTTTTTCTGCAG ATTGCCATAATCCCGTTCACTGCTATTTTCATGGCCATTCAGGAGTTAAATGTGTGGTATTGCATCTTGCTCGTTTGGCTAATTCTAGTGGGCCTGTCCCTGTTCATTTTGGGCTTTGTTGGAATTTTTGGGGTACCCTGTCTGGGCAAGAGCCGCAAATTGGAGGATGCGGATATTAATGATGATTTAAAAGAAGTACTGCATAGCTTCAAGTTTCCAGGGCGGGTTTATCTGGTGCACACCTTTCAAATAGGACGTCCCACTGCCTGGGTGATGGGTTGCTTCTGTTGCCTGCGATTGGATATCCACGACAACCTGAAGTTAAACCGCGGCCTGGACTCGGATGACCTGGACTCGGGTGAGGTGGGAGCTGGCCTAAAGGACGAGCAGTTGGCCGCCTTTGTGGCCCACCAACTGGCCCACTGGCACTTGCGTCATGTGGCCAAGGCCTTGGCTCTGATTTACCTGAATCTCTTCATATATCTTGTGCTCTTTGGATTGTGCTACAATTGGCAGACCCTCTATTGGGCTGCGGGCTTCACGCCACTGTATCCTAAGACCGTGGGCTTCTGGCTGGTTTACAAATACCTGATGCCGGTATTTCGCGACATCAGCACTTGGATGGTGTTCTTCTTCATTCGGCACTTTGAGTACGCCGCAGATGCCTATGTCGTTCGACGGGGCTTCGGATCAGCGATGAAGGCTGCCCTGCTCAAACTTTTCACGGATGATAACGAGTTCCCCTACGTGGACCACTGGTACCTCATGTGGCATCGCTTGAGGCCTTCTATTCTGCAACGCATCCAGCATTTACAGCGATTGAACAGGACACATGCAGTTTCAGCTAtatctttgatttaa